The Thermoplasmata archaeon genome includes a window with the following:
- a CDS encoding phosphoadenosine phosphosulfate reductase family protein, with protein MGLVRFGPLVLRWCLSCNIPVVEQKNCGICGSATVEVPVTPPGDVKPGFNKEIRIFRRILDDQFGKGCGSALFPKNKIVVLNPVPSIDKMYEIIMDGQVVGAARYDIKKGWQILLRMEGAFRIAKFLARRYVVADEGAVEPILNGSNLMAAGVVDAEKSIEEGDEVIVLDNLKRPLAVGVAKMDAMEMLKEGERKGVAVKVRWKEGFREPRVLENKITDWKKIAEGSKEALAKKEAMALNFIQSVVNKHGKPVAVSFSGGKDSLVTLLLVLKAGITPKILFVDTGLELPETVEYVKKIADKFKLELIEEKAGNAFWDNLELFGPPGRDFRWCCKLCKLGPTSRLIATHFPDGAVVFIGQRVYESEQRAQKGSVWENPWVPGQIGASPVQYWNALHIWLYIFASGCEINPWYREGMERIGCYLCPASSMGDFYIIGKKFKNFKKWENYLKEHAAKHGHPDEYVKFGLWRWRKLPPGIKEYIGGIEIKHVERGIELKLADGYAPCVGGYKIEGVYTTKFELARVGNLLNIIGVVRCQEEMCEIEFAQVFAEGAIAVKGKDEQEMRSNLEKVHAVIMKAVSCVKCGICIGRCPQKAISFDEKGIKIDAEKCQHCGTCLQPCPAVVYRQDGELW; from the coding sequence ATGGGTCTTGTAAGATTTGGGCCTCTTGTGCTAAGATGGTGTCTCTCCTGTAACATTCCTGTTGTCGAGCAGAAAAATTGCGGGATTTGCGGTTCCGCAACTGTGGAGGTTCCAGTTACACCACCTGGTGATGTAAAGCCTGGTTTCAATAAGGAAATAAGAATCTTTCGCCGAATTTTGGATGACCAATTTGGGAAGGGCTGTGGCTCTGCCCTATTCCCCAAAAACAAAATTGTGGTGCTTAACCCAGTGCCCAGCATTGACAAGATGTATGAAATCATAATGGACGGGCAGGTTGTGGGAGCTGCGCGTTATGACATAAAGAAGGGTTGGCAAATTCTTTTGAGAATGGAGGGGGCTTTCAGAATTGCAAAATTTCTCGCAAGGAGGTATGTGGTTGCAGATGAGGGGGCTGTTGAACCAATCCTAAATGGAAGCAATTTGATGGCTGCAGGGGTTGTGGATGCAGAGAAAAGCATAGAAGAAGGTGATGAAGTTATTGTCCTGGATAATTTGAAACGCCCATTAGCTGTGGGTGTTGCCAAAATGGATGCAATGGAGATGCTGAAGGAAGGAGAGCGAAAAGGTGTGGCTGTCAAGGTAAGATGGAAGGAGGGCTTTCGTGAACCGCGAGTGCTGGAAAACAAAATCACGGACTGGAAAAAAATCGCAGAGGGGAGCAAGGAAGCACTGGCAAAAAAGGAGGCAATGGCACTGAACTTTATTCAGAGCGTTGTGAATAAACATGGTAAGCCTGTGGCAGTTTCATTTAGTGGCGGAAAGGATAGCTTGGTCACTCTCCTCCTCGTCCTGAAAGCGGGTATAACCCCGAAAATTCTCTTTGTAGATACAGGGCTTGAGTTGCCTGAGACGGTTGAGTATGTGAAAAAAATTGCAGACAAATTCAAGCTGGAGCTGATTGAGGAGAAGGCAGGAAACGCGTTCTGGGATAATCTTGAACTTTTTGGACCACCTGGTAGGGATTTTCGCTGGTGCTGCAAGCTCTGCAAACTCGGGCCCACCTCCAGATTGATTGCAACCCATTTTCCAGATGGTGCTGTTGTGTTCATCGGGCAGAGAGTGTATGAGTCGGAGCAGAGGGCACAGAAAGGAAGCGTCTGGGAGAATCCATGGGTTCCAGGGCAAATAGGGGCTTCACCAGTCCAATACTGGAATGCATTACACATCTGGCTCTACATCTTTGCTTCCGGCTGTGAAATTAATCCATGGTATAGAGAAGGAATGGAACGAATTGGATGTTATCTTTGTCCCGCATCCAGCATGGGTGATTTCTACATTATTGGAAAGAAATTCAAGAATTTCAAGAAATGGGAGAACTATCTTAAGGAGCATGCTGCAAAGCATGGGCATCCAGATGAGTATGTGAAATTCGGGCTTTGGCGATGGCGGAAGCTCCCACCAGGAATAAAGGAATACATAGGGGGCATTGAGATTAAGCATGTTGAAAGAGGGATTGAGTTGAAGCTAGCTGATGGCTATGCCCCCTGTGTTGGCGGCTATAAAATTGAAGGGGTCTATACCACAAAATTTGAGCTTGCGAGAGTTGGCAATTTGCTGAACATCATTGGCGTTGTCAGATGCCAGGAAGAAATGTGCGAAATCGAGTTTGCCCAGGTGTTTGCAGAAGGCGCAATTGCTGTGAAAGGAAAGGACGAGCAGGAAATGCGTTCCAATCTGGAAAAAGTTCATGCTGTGATAATGAAAGCAGTGTCTTGTGTTAAATGCGGAATTTGCATTGGTAGATGTCCTCAAAAAGCAATCAGTTTTGATGAGAAGGGAATAAAAATAGATGCAGAAAAATGCCAGCACTGCGGCACTTGCCTCCAGCCATGCCCTGCAGTGGTGTATAGACAGGATGGAGAGTTGTGGTAA
- a CDS encoding DUF835 domain-containing protein, which translates to MAKKRVCMACDAEVGENDTVCPSCGVDLEFFAVVVEDKKKALDDLLSSVIGDESTETPAKEEENQKQKIQSSTKQSESSVFDLSELEIDEKPVAPVPPATPLEEETKIVATPDKKSEVLGEKKEPKVIVEKVEYVKEMPKPRVPPSPPPAGIPEPARASEPLTPDKELSLKTAEAKALMTAGTRLEAELSAPRSYIAQGVQFAKKGDIQTALKYLNDAIALLRETNVKKLNELLGNIERKIALLEKHGTNMSRERKMLTEAKECIARREILDAVNLYDNLREMLGIAAKPAEKREVGDEFDRVMTAMERYGLDMREEKERYERFRYTATPSELEKFKTEMLEEMNARIYGEIAELGRVLVEKKYAGANVKNLAAILKQATIAFKRKQYVETLKYLESFRKIASYTTFTQQAKPKSQPGKTEGEKTAKPPPETIKIAQGDICFINTNNVKLAYAAAAEFLKKDRVLIMTTSYPERLKKAQGLEKAAFVYLTDSYSVEERCDIRRLDFEITYEISNFLGEAKGGLIVIDDIELMALYNGMDAVMNFIKAVIDKVMQNNTALLVTADLNTFSKKDATMFRTLFSKIVDKQEDLPVREMNIGFQPVLGRSYLVETNTTTIEIIRNLIRGRKALMVTKNFPKKLKEDPRFTDAEIYWFTESEGYENLLRPSRLEFEVLKTILDFMRETHGLVFFDALSNALLSNDFKAVVDFLKAIDDENSISGSTLIVEMAPESIEKEKTRIIEQRFDEILRY; encoded by the coding sequence ATGGCGAAGAAACGGGTTTGTATGGCCTGCGATGCGGAAGTAGGAGAAAATGATACAGTGTGTCCCAGCTGCGGTGTTGACCTTGAGTTTTTTGCAGTAGTTGTCGAGGACAAGAAGAAGGCGTTAGATGATTTGCTTTCGTCTGTGATAGGTGATGAAAGCACTGAAACACCAGCAAAAGAGGAAGAAAACCAAAAGCAAAAGATACAATCTTCAACCAAACAGTCAGAATCCAGTGTCTTTGACCTATCTGAACTTGAGATTGATGAAAAACCAGTGGCACCTGTACCTCCAGCAACACCGCTTGAAGAGGAAACAAAGATTGTAGCTACACCAGATAAAAAATCCGAGGTTCTAGGTGAGAAAAAGGAACCAAAGGTGATTGTTGAGAAAGTCGAGTATGTAAAGGAGATGCCAAAGCCAAGAGTGCCCCCATCCCCACCACCAGCAGGAATACCAGAACCTGCTCGTGCTTCTGAACCGCTGACACCCGACAAGGAACTGAGTTTGAAGACGGCGGAAGCAAAAGCCCTGATGACTGCGGGCACACGGCTTGAAGCAGAACTTTCGGCACCAAGGTCTTACATAGCCCAGGGAGTCCAATTTGCAAAAAAAGGAGATATTCAGACGGCGTTGAAATATCTAAATGATGCCATTGCTCTGTTGAGAGAGACGAATGTGAAGAAGTTAAACGAACTGCTAGGCAACATTGAAAGAAAAATTGCATTGCTTGAGAAACACGGGACCAACATGAGCAGGGAAAGAAAGATGCTGACAGAGGCAAAAGAGTGCATTGCACGGCGTGAGATATTAGATGCAGTAAACCTCTACGACAATCTGCGAGAAATGCTGGGAATTGCTGCGAAACCCGCTGAAAAGAGAGAGGTGGGAGATGAATTTGACCGTGTGATGACTGCAATGGAAAGATACGGACTGGATATGCGGGAAGAAAAGGAGCGTTATGAGCGATTTAGATACACAGCTACACCTTCTGAACTTGAAAAATTCAAAACGGAAATGCTTGAGGAAATGAATGCCAGAATTTACGGAGAGATTGCCGAGCTCGGGAGGGTGCTTGTTGAGAAAAAATATGCAGGTGCAAATGTCAAAAATCTGGCTGCAATCCTGAAGCAGGCGACAATCGCATTCAAGCGAAAACAGTATGTGGAAACACTGAAGTATTTGGAGTCCTTCAGAAAAATTGCGAGCTACACTACTTTTACACAACAGGCAAAGCCAAAATCCCAACCAGGAAAAACAGAAGGGGAGAAAACAGCGAAGCCTCCTCCAGAAACCATTAAAATTGCACAGGGCGACATTTGCTTCATTAACACGAACAATGTAAAGCTTGCTTATGCTGCAGCTGCTGAATTTCTGAAAAAAGACCGTGTTCTCATCATGACCACGAGCTACCCAGAACGTCTGAAAAAAGCTCAGGGACTTGAGAAAGCTGCATTTGTTTATCTTACAGATAGCTATTCAGTGGAGGAGCGATGCGACATCAGACGCCTTGACTTTGAAATCACATATGAAATTTCTAACTTTCTTGGAGAAGCAAAAGGGGGTTTAATTGTAATTGATGACATTGAACTAATGGCTCTTTACAATGGAATGGACGCAGTGATGAACTTCATCAAGGCGGTGATAGACAAGGTGATGCAAAACAACACGGCATTGCTGGTGACTGCAGACCTGAACACATTCTCAAAAAAGGATGCAACCATGTTCCGTACCTTGTTCAGCAAGATAGTGGACAAGCAAGAAGATTTACCGGTTAGAGAGATGAACATAGGCTTTCAACCAGTGCTGGGCCGCTCCTACCTTGTCGAAACTAACACCACTACAATTGAAATTATAAGAAATTTAATTAGAGGAAGAAAAGCTCTGATGGTCACCAAAAATTTTCCGAAAAAACTCAAAGAGGACCCGAGATTCACGGATGCAGAAATCTACTGGTTTACAGAATCAGAGGGCTATGAGAATCTGCTGCGCCCCTCCCGCCTGGAATTCGAGGTCTTGAAAACAATTCTGGATTTCATGCGTGAAACCCATGGTCTTGTGTTCTTCGATGCACTTTCAAATGCACTACTTTCAAATGACTTCAAAGCCGTGGTGGATTTTCTGAAAGCAATTGATGATGAGAACTCAATTTCAGGGAGCACCTTGATTGTTGAGATGGCACCTGAGAGCATTGAAAAGGAAAAAACAAGGATTATTGAGCAACGATTTGATGAAATTTTGAGGTATTGA
- a CDS encoding DUF72 domain-containing protein, which produces MRPEDIIIGCCGFPVGIEKYAEILDAVETQQTFYRLIPEKTAQNWWQKVTSTKPNFQFTVKAHQFITHRPGGSTYAKAGIVIPEEKKGNYGDFKLTEEVLGAWEHTVKIARELHAKAILLQSPPSFNETLETAVNLRNFLAKIKTNEFLIFWEFRGKWNEETVKALCEEFEIYHCTDPMRKKPISGKYYYFRLHGGERYRHTYTQSELEKLAAEVKALDGEKVYVFFNNTNMLNDAQKFQALIK; this is translated from the coding sequence ATGAGACCTGAGGATATAATTATTGGATGCTGTGGGTTTCCAGTGGGCATCGAAAAGTATGCGGAGATACTAGATGCAGTTGAGACCCAGCAGACCTTCTACCGCCTGATTCCAGAAAAAACCGCCCAGAACTGGTGGCAGAAAGTCACTTCTACAAAACCAAACTTTCAGTTCACAGTTAAAGCTCACCAGTTCATCACCCACAGACCGGGCGGAAGCACTTACGCGAAGGCGGGAATTGTGATTCCGGAGGAAAAAAAAGGCAATTATGGCGATTTCAAGCTCACAGAAGAGGTGCTTGGGGCCTGGGAACACACAGTAAAGATCGCAAGGGAATTACATGCAAAAGCAATCTTACTTCAGTCCCCTCCTTCTTTCAATGAAACTCTAGAGACTGCTGTAAACCTCAGAAATTTTCTGGCTAAGATAAAAACAAACGAATTTCTGATTTTTTGGGAATTCAGGGGTAAATGGAACGAGGAAACCGTGAAAGCCCTCTGCGAAGAATTTGAAATTTACCACTGCACAGACCCGATGAGGAAAAAGCCAATTTCTGGAAAATACTACTATTTCAGATTACATGGCGGTGAAAGATACAGACACACCTACACACAAAGCGAACTTGAGAAGTTAGCTGCGGAAGTAAAAGCCCTGGATGGCGAAAAGGTATATGTTTTTTTCAACAACACTAACATGCTCAACGATGCTCAAAAATTTCAAGCATTGATAAAATAG
- a CDS encoding 2-oxoacid:acceptor oxidoreductase family protein, which yields MYEIRFHGRGGQGAVIASNLLAEAFFIEGYDVQAFPYFGVERRGAPVTAFTRADTKPIRVKMQIYEPNYVVVLDPSVMLKTDVTSGLKQGGFVLINTTKKPSDFKDKIKERVFTVDASGIAMKYRLGSRVAPIVNTAILGAFAFAAKMPKLDSVLAAIRKGAPVKPEENAKAAEEAYNSTVGE from the coding sequence ATGTACGAGATACGATTTCATGGCAGAGGTGGACAGGGGGCAGTAATTGCCTCCAATTTGCTGGCTGAGGCGTTCTTCATCGAGGGCTATGATGTACAGGCGTTTCCTTACTTTGGTGTAGAGCGGCGAGGTGCACCAGTGACTGCATTCACAAGAGCGGATACGAAGCCAATTAGGGTGAAGATGCAAATTTACGAGCCAAACTATGTTGTGGTGCTCGACCCAAGTGTGATGCTCAAGACGGATGTGACCTCAGGGTTGAAGCAGGGTGGCTTTGTCCTGATTAACACGACAAAAAAACCATCTGATTTCAAGGATAAAATCAAGGAGCGAGTTTTCACAGTGGATGCAAGTGGAATTGCAATGAAGTACAGACTTGGTTCGAGGGTTGCACCAATCGTGAATACTGCCATTCTTGGTGCCTTTGCGTTTGCAGCTAAGATGCCGAAACTTGACTCAGTGCTTGCAGCAATCAGAAAGGGCGCACCTGTAAAGCCCGAAGAAAATGCTAAAGCGGCTGAGGAAGCTTACAACTCCACGGTAGGTGAGTGA
- a CDS encoding phosphoserine phosphatase translates to MPDEVLYDLEKKIQELNAEAEKYRQLRDNLNAEAKKWVEERDRLNNEAKKLADAANEHKNKREEYNNKVKEEKVEREKWNKKTFEIADKIRMAKRKKMPKNGDPIAKLKKELKELEFKQMTSVLSREKEEELIKSIARLQAEIRKREKEIEEDEEIKALTKEYEHAKEEAERHHKLVNEYAEIAQKEHEKMVELFSRADDLRRQADEAQEKFVKAKLEADEAHRKHVDKIREIHDIEKMVHALRQKTKKEAKSDADKQAEEIYQKLMSGKKITTEELIILQRAGKA, encoded by the coding sequence ATGCCTGACGAAGTGCTCTACGACCTGGAAAAGAAAATTCAAGAACTGAATGCTGAAGCGGAAAAATACAGGCAGTTGAGAGACAATCTAAATGCTGAAGCCAAGAAGTGGGTAGAAGAAAGAGATAGGTTAAACAACGAAGCCAAGAAACTGGCTGATGCTGCTAATGAACATAAGAACAAGCGAGAAGAATACAACAATAAGGTGAAGGAAGAGAAGGTAGAGCGAGAAAAATGGAATAAGAAGACCTTTGAGATTGCAGATAAAATCCGAATGGCAAAACGGAAAAAGATGCCTAAAAACGGCGACCCTATAGCTAAATTGAAGAAAGAATTGAAAGAACTTGAATTCAAACAAATGACTTCAGTGCTTAGCAGAGAGAAGGAAGAGGAACTCATAAAATCAATAGCGAGATTGCAGGCAGAGATTAGAAAACGGGAGAAGGAGATAGAGGAAGATGAGGAGATTAAAGCGCTCACGAAGGAGTATGAACATGCGAAGGAGGAGGCAGAACGGCATCACAAACTCGTGAACGAGTATGCTGAGATTGCCCAGAAAGAACACGAGAAAATGGTCGAACTCTTCTCCAGAGCAGATGATTTGAGAAGACAGGCAGATGAAGCCCAGGAGAAATTCGTGAAGGCAAAATTGGAAGCAGATGAGGCGCATAGAAAGCATGTGGACAAGATACGGGAAATTCATGACATTGAAAAAATGGTCCATGCATTGAGGCAGAAGACAAAGAAGGAAGCGAAGAGCGATGCAGATAAGCAAGCAGAAGAGATTTACCAGAAGTTGATGAGTGGTAAGAAAATCACCACTGAAGAGCTTATAATTCTCCAAAGAGCTGGAAAGGCGTAA
- the nifU gene encoding Fe-S cluster assembly scaffold protein NifU yields the protein MYSPIVMDHFKNPRNVGVIENADGVGTVGNPVCGDLMTVYIKVENDIIVDVKFQTFGCAAAIATSSMITELAKGKHVDEALKITRQNVADNLGGLPPVKMHCSNLAADALHLAIKDYYKRKKGIDIEVEVHPEEHEH from the coding sequence ATGTACAGTCCTATTGTGATGGACCATTTCAAAAACCCAAGGAATGTGGGCGTGATAGAGAATGCAGATGGTGTTGGCACTGTAGGAAATCCGGTTTGTGGCGATTTGATGACGGTCTACATCAAAGTTGAAAATGACATAATTGTGGATGTGAAATTCCAGACCTTTGGCTGTGCTGCAGCAATTGCCACAAGCAGCATGATAACAGAACTTGCAAAGGGAAAACATGTGGACGAAGCCCTGAAAATCACTCGCCAAAATGTTGCAGATAACTTGGGTGGGCTCCCACCAGTAAAGATGCATTGTTCAAATCTAGCTGCAGATGCACTCCATCTGGCAATTAAGGACTATTACAAAAGGAAGAAGGGAATAGATATTGAAGTGGAAGTGCATCCAGAGGAGCACGAGCATTAG
- a CDS encoding CBS domain-containing protein, giving the protein MKVSECMRKRVITLPANATIKDAVDTLARHNISGAPVVDEKGNLVGIISETDIFEKLRTEFRELRLVFPNLPLISVSFVEIPKEKKAREIYEELVNTKVSEIMTKDVVTASPDDDVGQVIQLMVKHKVNRIPIITDHKIKGIITRGDILKALSKGKDER; this is encoded by the coding sequence ATGAAAGTTTCTGAGTGTATGCGGAAGAGGGTGATTACGCTCCCTGCAAACGCAACCATAAAGGATGCGGTAGATACCCTCGCACGCCACAACATAAGTGGTGCTCCAGTGGTTGATGAAAAAGGGAATCTTGTGGGTATCATATCTGAAACAGATATTTTTGAAAAGTTAAGAACTGAATTCAGGGAGTTGCGACTTGTATTCCCAAACCTGCCGCTCATCAGTGTGAGTTTTGTGGAGATTCCAAAGGAAAAGAAAGCGCGAGAGATTTACGAGGAACTTGTGAACACAAAGGTAAGCGAAATTATGACGAAAGATGTTGTCACAGCATCCCCTGATGATGATGTCGGGCAGGTTATCCAGCTAATGGTAAAGCACAAGGTGAACCGGATTCCAATAATCACAGACCATAAAATAAAGGGCATTATCACTCGTGGCGACATTCTCAAAGCCCTTTCAAAGGGAAAAGATGAGCGCTGA
- the nifS gene encoding cysteine desulfurase NifS, producing the protein MVKPRIYFDNSATTMVAPEVVEAMLPYFRDFYGNASSLHSFGQEAKRALEDSRAKIASLINAHPEEIIFTGGGTESDNIAIKGIAYRNKTKGKHIITSSIEHPAVLETCKALEKEGFEVTYLKVDANGIVDLGELERSIRKDTILITIMHSNNEIGTIQPVKEVGKIATEQGIPFHTDAVQSAGKIQIDVKTQQIDLLTLTAHKIHGPKGVGALYIKKGIQLQPIIHGGGHEKGLRSSTENVPGIVGFAKACEIAKANLEKNAEHMQKLREKTIEGVLGSIEACYLNGHRTQRLPNNAHFRFTGIEGESLILKLDDEGFATSTGSACSSHKLQPSHVLMAIGLKHEEAHGSLRITFSRYNTEEEVDLFLAKLPGVVAELRKISPLWNRR; encoded by the coding sequence ATGGTGAAGCCAAGAATTTATTTTGATAACAGTGCTACAACGATGGTAGCGCCAGAGGTCGTAGAGGCAATGTTGCCTTACTTCCGTGATTTTTATGGCAATGCCTCTTCACTCCATTCCTTTGGACAGGAGGCAAAGAGAGCCCTTGAGGACTCTAGAGCTAAAATAGCATCGCTTATCAACGCCCATCCTGAAGAAATAATTTTCACTGGTGGTGGGACAGAGAGTGATAACATTGCGATCAAAGGTATTGCCTACAGAAACAAGACCAAAGGCAAGCACATAATTACATCCAGCATCGAACATCCTGCAGTGCTTGAGACCTGCAAGGCACTGGAAAAAGAGGGTTTTGAAGTCACATATCTGAAGGTAGATGCAAATGGAATTGTGGACTTGGGTGAACTTGAAAGGAGCATAAGAAAGGATACAATTCTCATTACAATCATGCATTCCAATAACGAGATCGGTACAATTCAGCCAGTTAAGGAAGTTGGGAAAATTGCAACTGAGCAGGGTATTCCATTTCACACAGATGCTGTACAATCCGCGGGTAAGATTCAGATTGATGTGAAAACTCAACAGATTGACCTTCTTACACTCACTGCCCATAAAATTCATGGTCCAAAAGGAGTCGGTGCGCTCTACATTAAAAAGGGCATCCAACTTCAGCCAATCATACACGGTGGGGGCCACGAAAAGGGCTTGCGTTCCAGCACTGAAAATGTTCCTGGCATTGTAGGATTTGCAAAGGCCTGCGAGATAGCAAAAGCAAATCTGGAAAAGAATGCAGAACACATGCAAAAGCTGAGAGAGAAGACCATAGAGGGTGTCCTTGGAAGTATTGAGGCATGTTACCTCAATGGACACAGGACTCAACGGCTCCCAAACAATGCCCATTTTCGTTTTACAGGTATAGAGGGCGAATCTTTGATTCTTAAGCTGGATGATGAGGGGTTCGCCACCTCAACTGGATCTGCTTGTTCGAGTCATAAACTCCAACCTTCGCATGTACTCATGGCGATTGGTTTGAAGCATGAAGAAGCCCATGGCTCACTCAGAATTACCTTCTCACGCTACAATACTGAGGAAGAGGTTGACCTTTTCCTAGCGAAACTTCCAGGTGTTGTAGCAGAGCTGCGAAAAATCTCTCCGTTATGGAACAGGAGGTAG
- a CDS encoding ZPR1 zinc finger domain-containing protein, giving the protein MSADGIFVDIPCPSCSQKGIYLSSSLIDIPYIGTCIQTTISCQLCGYKSAEVSPVEERAPVHIEFVVEKPEDLDARVVKSSHAKVIFKELGVEITPGPVSETYISNVEGLLRRFEDVLDNLKSSLKGEELNKCEELKQRIANIIEGKEKLTILIDDPKGISAILPTHGKS; this is encoded by the coding sequence ATGAGCGCTGATGGTATCTTTGTTGATATTCCGTGCCCTTCCTGCAGCCAGAAAGGCATTTATTTAAGTTCCAGTTTGATAGACATTCCTTACATAGGTACCTGTATCCAGACAACCATTTCCTGCCAGCTCTGTGGATATAAATCTGCTGAGGTCTCGCCGGTAGAGGAAAGAGCGCCAGTGCATATAGAGTTCGTTGTGGAGAAACCAGAGGACCTAGATGCGAGAGTTGTCAAATCATCGCATGCGAAAGTGATTTTCAAAGAATTAGGGGTTGAAATTACACCTGGACCTGTTTCGGAAACTTACATTTCAAATGTAGAGGGGTTGTTGCGAAGGTTTGAGGATGTGCTAGACAATCTAAAATCCAGTTTAAAGGGTGAGGAACTGAATAAGTGTGAGGAATTGAAACAGAGGATTGCGAACATCATTGAAGGAAAAGAGAAGCTTACGATTTTGATAGACGACCCGAAGGGAATAAGTGCAATATTGCCGACGCATGGGAAAAGCTAA